From the Lolium rigidum isolate FL_2022 chromosome 2, APGP_CSIRO_Lrig_0.1, whole genome shotgun sequence genome, one window contains:
- the LOC124693021 gene encoding zinc finger protein CONSTANS-LIKE 10-like encodes MGALCDFCGEQRPTIYCRSDEASLCLSCDRSVHSANTLSRRHTRTLLCDRCASQPAEVRCLEENASLCQNCDWNSHGATSSAAGHKRQTINGYTGCPSSEELSRIWSFDMDIFTATAEPNCVEGISMMNINDSSVSNHCGAQQGNSLLDIANTTLTSDPPTGEKITSRDGMNLRPLATHQPAEPVSVTPKVPCVTDEDMFNDDSIYENFCVDDADLTFENYEELFGTSHIQTEQLFDDAGIDSYFESKEMLADECNELKPTQPECSNMVSADSSICIPARHAISNISVSFSGFTGDSNAGDHQDCEVSQMLLMGEPPWLPPGPEGSLASGSRGSALSRYKEKKKRRKFDKKIRYASRKARADVRKRVKGRFVKAGEAYDYDPLSETRSY; translated from the exons ATGGGTGCTCTTTGTGATTTCTGTGGAGAGCAAAGGCCAACGATTTATTGCCGATCAGATGAAGCATCTTTATGCTTATCGTGTGATCGTAGTGTGCATTCAGCTAATACCCTTTCTCGGCGACATACGAGGACCCTCCTTTGTGATCGATGTGCTTCACAGCCCGCAGAGGTCCGCTGTCTTGAAGAGAACGCCTCACTTTGCCAAAATTGTGATTGGAACAGCCATGGTGCAACATCCTCGGCTGCTGGCCATAAAAGGCAGACCATAAACGGCTACACTGGGTGCCCATCATCAGAAGAGCTGTCAAGAATCTGGTCCTTTGATATGGATATCTTCACTGCAACTGCTGAGCCTAACTGTGTGGAAGGCATAAGCATGATGAACATTAATGACAGTAGTGTCAGTAATCATTGTGGCGCTCAACAAGGTAACAGTCTGCTGGATATAGCCAACACAACACTCACGAGTGATCCACCCACTGGTGAAAAGATTACATCCAGAGATGGGATGAATCTTCGGCCCCTCGCCACACATCAGCCAGCTGAACCAGTTTCAGTGACGCCCAAG GTACCCTGTGTAACAGATGAAGATATGTTTAATGATGACAGCATATATGAAAACTTCTGTGTGGATGATGCTGATCTGACATTTGAGAACTATGAAGAACTGTTTGGTACCTCACACATTCAGACAGAGCAACTATTTGATGATGCTGGAATTGACAGTTACTTTGAATCGAAGGAAATGCTAGCTGATGAATGTAACGAG CTCAAGCCCACGCAGCCTGAATGTAGCAACATGGTTTCTGCTGATTCCAGCATTTGCATTCCTGCTAGGCATGCCATCTCCAATATATCCGTCTCCTTCTCTGGGTTCACTGGTGACAGCAATGCTGGAGATCATCAAGATTGTGAGGTATCTCAAATGCTCCTTATGGGTGAGCCTCCATGGCTTCCTCCTGGTCCTGAAGGCTCACTTGCCAGTGGTAGCAGAGGTAGCGCTCTCTCACGGtacaaggagaagaagaagagacgaAA ATTTGACAAGAAGATCAGGTATGCTTCTCGCAAGGCTAGGGCAGatgtgagaaaaagggtcaagggTCGATTCGTAAAAGCTGGTGAAGCATACGACTACGATCCACTCAGCGAAACAAGAAGCTACTGA